From a region of the Methanolobus tindarius DSM 2278 genome:
- a CDS encoding ATP-binding protein gives MSVLDRYFLGTRNIIVFSFIFGIFSWLTDALLDYIFFSQRSFPDSLIFGLSTHEIYMRLSMFFIILLFGIIVSLFVHRMQEMNNVIENEKIKSHKIMDILPMIILFLDTEGNVSCVNKKILEITGYDECQICGSKWFSLLLPEDYRSEMRSYWNQFLSEELDSVTDLEVPILCADGSKKTVLWNAVSFIEDGKFAGVTISGEDVTDRIIAEKALLLDESRLEALLELNQYSDSTTEEILDFSLEKAINLTESSVGYIGFVNEAESTFAMYSWSEITKSGYEIKTVNMDCNISEDNLWGMIVKQRKPIISNNYPDDSPIKKGSPAGHVNIRNYLCIPISDSGNIVMIAGVGNKNGNYDSSDIRQITLLMEGTWKIIQRRENEEKIKSYSKEVAENNKELESLDRMKDEFMANITHELKTPLIPIKGYSELLFEGHLGSLDEDQKKGIGVILQNAERLHKLIDSLLYMQNIRSGNIQYHLDSINIVNVLDNVIDELLVFKDKELPEMKKEYSFPLPFICGNTTYLEQVFSHILENALKFTPSDGLITVVASHEDKNIRIIVRDTGIGISQEEMPNIFKRFYQVDGSLTRRYGGNGLGLYLCKSVVEAHGGSIRAVSEVGKGTEIHVLLPIIEE, from the coding sequence ATGTCTGTACTTGATAGATATTTTCTGGGTACCAGAAATATTATCGTATTCTCCTTCATCTTTGGAATATTTTCCTGGTTAACAGATGCATTACTGGACTACATTTTCTTCTCTCAAAGATCGTTTCCGGATAGCTTGATTTTCGGTCTTTCAACTCATGAAATATACATGCGCCTTTCAATGTTTTTCATAATCCTGTTGTTTGGAATAATTGTTTCACTATTTGTTCACAGGATGCAGGAAATGAATAATGTAATTGAGAATGAGAAGATAAAATCCCATAAGATAATGGATATCCTGCCTATGATTATACTTTTTTTAGATACAGAGGGGAATGTTTCATGTGTCAATAAGAAAATCCTTGAAATCACCGGCTATGATGAATGCCAGATTTGCGGTAGCAAATGGTTTTCTTTACTTCTTCCTGAAGACTACAGATCAGAAATGCGTTCTTACTGGAATCAATTCCTCTCAGAAGAGTTGGATTCTGTCACAGATCTCGAAGTTCCTATTCTATGTGCAGATGGATCCAAAAAAACTGTTCTTTGGAATGCTGTTTCTTTTATCGAGGATGGGAAATTTGCTGGTGTAACCATATCAGGCGAAGATGTTACTGACAGAATAATTGCTGAAAAAGCACTGCTTCTGGATGAATCCCGACTTGAAGCTCTGCTTGAACTAAATCAATACTCTGATTCTACAACAGAAGAAATCCTTGATTTTTCCCTTGAAAAAGCGATAAATCTTACTGAAAGCAGTGTAGGCTATATTGGCTTTGTTAATGAAGCTGAATCAACTTTTGCCATGTATTCATGGTCTGAAATTACAAAATCGGGTTATGAGATTAAAACGGTAAATATGGATTGCAATATATCAGAAGATAATCTGTGGGGGATGATCGTAAAGCAGCGTAAACCTATTATCTCAAATAATTATCCTGATGATTCTCCTATCAAAAAAGGTTCTCCTGCAGGTCATGTAAATATCCGTAATTATCTTTGTATACCAATATCTGATTCCGGTAATATTGTCATGATAGCAGGTGTGGGTAATAAGAATGGAAACTATGACAGTTCTGATATCAGGCAGATAACACTTCTCATGGAAGGTACGTGGAAGATAATACAAAGAAGGGAGAATGAGGAAAAGATAAAATCCTATTCAAAGGAAGTTGCTGAGAACAATAAAGAACTGGAATCCTTAGACCGTATGAAAGACGAGTTCATGGCAAATATAACCCACGAGCTCAAAACACCACTGATTCCAATTAAAGGATATAGTGAACTACTTTTTGAGGGACACTTGGGTTCACTGGATGAGGATCAGAAAAAAGGCATAGGTGTAATTCTTCAAAATGCTGAAAGGTTGCATAAACTAATTGATTCTCTATTATATATGCAGAATATCCGTTCCGGAAATATACAATATCACCTTGATTCCATAAATATTGTTAATGTACTTGACAATGTGATAGATGAGTTGCTTGTCTTTAAAGACAAAGAGCTCCCTGAAATGAAAAAGGAATACTCATTTCCTCTGCCTTTCATATGTGGTAATACTACCTATCTGGAACAGGTCTTTTCACACATACTTGAAAATGCCTTAAAATTCACTCCATCTGATGGTTTGATTACAGTTGTGGCTTCTCACGAGGACAAAAATATTAGAATCATTGTCAGGGATACGGGTATAGGAATATCTCAGGAAGAAATGCCTAATATTTTCAAACGCTTCTATCAGGTAGATGGTTCCCTTACACGCCGTTACGGTGGAAATGGTCTTGGCCTGTATCTTTGTAAAAGCGTGGTTGAGGCTCATGGGGGCTCTATCCGTGCAGTCAGCGAAGTTGGTAAAGGTACTGAAATACATGTCCTTTTGCCGATAATAGAAGAATAA
- a CDS encoding methylenetetrahydrofolate reductase C-terminal domain-containing protein yields the protein MIISSAKPFEEILEMLKDEDDIFVIGCNACAAKIHVGGEPEVLEMCQRLEDAGKHVIGWVIPSAACSVASYDSLVEKNPAIKEAKTILVMACGSGVSIVAGVVDMPVYPSNDTVSLGGRTQGEVVPELCAMCGECKIYYFGSVCPKSLCPKHLLNGPCGGSVNKKCEVDPEKDCAWELICNRLEKIGRLDLLDITWDAEEGTKDSV from the coding sequence ATGATAATCTCATCTGCAAAGCCCTTTGAAGAAATACTTGAAATGCTGAAAGACGAGGATGACATATTCGTTATTGGCTGTAATGCATGTGCTGCAAAGATACATGTTGGCGGCGAACCTGAAGTTCTTGAAATGTGCCAGCGTCTTGAAGATGCAGGAAAACATGTTATTGGCTGGGTTATCCCCAGTGCAGCCTGTAGTGTGGCTTCATATGATTCACTCGTTGAAAAAAACCCTGCAATAAAGGAGGCAAAGACTATTCTTGTAATGGCCTGCGGAAGTGGAGTTTCTATTGTAGCCGGTGTTGTGGATATGCCGGTTTATCCTTCAAATGACACTGTATCCCTTGGAGGAAGAACTCAGGGAGAGGTTGTTCCTGAACTCTGTGCCATGTGTGGCGAATGTAAGATCTATTACTTTGGCAGCGTTTGCCCGAAGAGTTTATGCCCCAAACATTTACTGAACGGTCCTTGTGGAGGTTCAGTAAACAAAAAATGCGAAGTCGATCCTGAAAAGGACTGTGCATGGGAACTTATCTGCAACAGGCTTGAAAAAATAGGAAGACTTGACCTGCTTGACATCACATGGGATGCCGAAGAAGGCACTAAAGATTCAGTCTGA
- the glyA gene encoding serine hydroxymethyltransferase, translating to MSYISEIDPDIAEALRLEANRQDYKLNLIASENYASRAVMEAQGSVMTNKYAEGYSGKRYYGGCEFVDIAEDLAIERAKEIFGAEHINVQPHSGSGSNMACYFSVLKPGDTIMSMDLTHGGHLSHGSPVNFAGQLYNIVPYGVDKETEALDYDALMAMAKEHKPQMIVCGASAYSKTLDFKAFKDIADEVGAYLLADIAHIAGLVAAGAHPSPVEYADFVTTTTHKTLRGPRGGMVMCKEEYAKDLNRSVFPGIQGGPLMHIIAAKAVAFKEALGEQFKADQFQTVKNADALAKELQAREFDIVSGGTDNHVMLLNLNKFDITGKEAEAGMSKAGIVLNKNTIPFETRSPFITSGIRIGTPAATTRGMKEDQMKEIAEYIAEVVNNLDNDSVLHGVNSDVEQMCSGFPVYK from the coding sequence ATGTCTTACATCTCAGAAATTGACCCGGATATTGCAGAAGCCTTAAGGCTTGAAGCAAACCGTCAGGATTACAAGCTGAACCTGATAGCATCAGAAAACTATGCAAGCCGTGCTGTAATGGAAGCACAGGGCTCTGTCATGACAAACAAATACGCAGAAGGATACTCTGGAAAGCGCTACTATGGCGGTTGCGAATTTGTAGATATTGCAGAAGACCTTGCTATTGAGAGAGCAAAGGAGATCTTTGGTGCTGAACACATAAATGTGCAGCCACACTCAGGTTCCGGTTCTAATATGGCATGTTATTTCTCAGTCCTCAAACCAGGGGACACCATCATGTCAATGGACCTCACACACGGTGGTCACCTTTCACACGGAAGCCCTGTAAACTTTGCAGGACAGCTCTATAATATAGTACCATACGGTGTTGACAAGGAGACAGAAGCCCTTGACTACGATGCACTTATGGCAATGGCAAAGGAACACAAGCCACAAATGATTGTCTGCGGTGCTTCAGCATACTCTAAGACACTCGACTTCAAGGCATTCAAAGACATCGCTGATGAAGTGGGAGCATACCTCCTTGCAGATATCGCACACATTGCAGGTCTTGTAGCTGCTGGTGCACACCCAAGTCCTGTAGAATACGCTGATTTTGTCACAACCACAACCCACAAGACCCTCAGAGGTCCAAGAGGTGGAATGGTAATGTGCAAGGAAGAGTACGCAAAGGACCTGAACAGGTCCGTTTTCCCTGGAATTCAGGGAGGACCTCTCATGCACATAATTGCTGCTAAGGCTGTTGCATTCAAGGAAGCACTTGGAGAGCAGTTCAAAGCAGACCAGTTCCAGACAGTAAAGAACGCAGATGCCCTTGCAAAGGAACTTCAGGCAAGAGAATTTGACATAGTATCCGGTGGAACTGACAATCACGTAATGCTCCTTAACCTTAACAAGTTCGACATCACAGGAAAAGAAGCTGAAGCTGGAATGAGCAAGGCAGGAATTGTCCTTAACAAGAACACAATCCCATTTGAGACCAGAAGCCCATTCATTACAAGCGGAATAAGAATCGGTACACCTGCAGCAACAACAAGAGGAATGAAAGAAGACCAGATGAAGGAAATCGCAGAATACATTGCAGAGGTCGTTAACAACCTTGACAATGATTCAGTCCTCCACGGTGTCAATTCCGATGTTGAGCAGATGTGCAGCGGATTCCCTGTTTACAAGTAA
- a CDS encoding tRNA(Ile)(2)-agmatinylcytidine synthase has protein sequence MSSEITKMVIGIDDTDSREGMCTTYLCALLRDELSSFAQVISEPILVRLNPTIPFKTRGNASVALFIECDDKEKIIGHVTDKVSSMACLDNENTNPGVVFVDEEQFDSVSDKLSSFFKRAVKDVITIDEAKELASELNLEFQAFKNGRGLIGALSACGAMLDPDWDHTYEFLAYREKDVWGTRRSVDESSLFEADKQTYPDTWDTVDLVNDMVVCVPHSGDPVLYGIRGKDAGSVKKAASFVVSEPVERVCIYRTNQGTDMHLVSVSSISDIEEMHSYILEGEVCSEPVTIRGGHTIFMLKDVSGDVIDCAAFEPTKNFRELIRKLIPGDRVVVYGSVTENTINIEKIKITELSKAYDIRNPPCPSCGKRMKSSGSGQGYRCKKCSTSSDIPEKTEVKRDIVPGFYEVPPCARRHLAKQLLRFKNEEVPVFSGR, from the coding sequence ATGAGCAGTGAAATCACTAAAATGGTCATTGGAATTGATGACACAGATTCCAGGGAAGGGATGTGCACCACCTACTTGTGTGCTCTTTTAAGAGACGAGCTTTCTTCATTTGCACAGGTTATATCAGAACCAATACTTGTGCGCCTTAATCCTACAATTCCCTTCAAGACCCGCGGAAATGCATCAGTGGCACTGTTTATTGAATGTGATGATAAGGAGAAAATCATCGGACATGTTACTGATAAAGTATCATCAATGGCATGCCTGGATAACGAAAATACAAATCCTGGTGTTGTTTTTGTTGATGAGGAACAGTTCGATTCTGTAAGTGACAAGCTAAGTTCCTTTTTCAAACGTGCTGTTAAAGATGTAATCACAATAGATGAAGCAAAGGAACTTGCTTCTGAACTAAATCTTGAGTTTCAGGCTTTCAAGAATGGACGCGGTCTTATAGGTGCTCTTTCTGCATGCGGGGCAATGCTTGATCCTGACTGGGACCACACTTACGAGTTTCTTGCTTACAGGGAAAAAGATGTATGGGGAACCAGGCGTAGTGTTGATGAAAGCTCTCTTTTTGAAGCAGATAAACAGACATATCCTGACACATGGGACACCGTGGATCTGGTAAACGATATGGTAGTATGTGTTCCACATTCAGGTGATCCTGTTCTTTATGGAATCAGGGGAAAGGATGCAGGTTCTGTCAAAAAAGCTGCTTCCTTTGTAGTTTCAGAACCTGTGGAACGAGTCTGCATTTATCGTACCAATCAGGGAACAGATATGCATTTGGTATCAGTTTCATCAATTAGTGACATTGAAGAGATGCATTCCTATATTCTGGAAGGTGAGGTTTGTTCCGAACCCGTGACCATCAGAGGGGGACATACAATATTTATGTTGAAAGACGTATCAGGAGATGTCATTGACTGTGCTGCCTTTGAGCCTACAAAGAATTTCAGGGAATTAATTCGTAAACTGATTCCTGGTGACAGAGTAGTTGTTTATGGCAGTGTTACTGAAAATACAATCAACATTGAAAAGATAAAAATTACAGAGCTGTCAAAGGCTTATGATATCAGGAATCCTCCATGTCCTTCCTGTGGAAAGAGAATGAAATCTTCTGGCTCAGGTCAGGGTTACAGGTGTAAGAAATGCAGCACCAGCTCAGATATTCCAGAAAAAACCGAAGTTAAAAGAGATATTGTTCCGGGATTCTATGAAGTTCCTCCATGTGCAAGGCGCCATCTTGCAAAACAACTTCTACGATTCAAAAATGAGGAAGTGCCAGTCTTTTCTGGCAGATGA
- the folP gene encoding dihydropteroate synthase, protein MVVDVDICGLKVGDEHPVRLMGIINLSKESFYKGSVVSNDSLLDVAQKMIDDGATILDIGARSTWPLANPVISKEEELNRMTPALEMLNDNVDALISVDTVYASVAKESLKHGADIINDVSGFTTNPGMVDVVAEYDCPAVVMASEKVPGDPIGMDAIMQSLADIISRADAKGIDTSKFILDPAVGKWIPEKDPIFDFETIDQFESLRVFGRPLLAAVSRKSCIDAVLHKPANERLYGSLAATAIVIHKGAHIVRTHDVAETKDVVEVAAAMRKRQPIVKEGDFEVTISDITHPDDAEYLMKSMKVTGSGAKVMKNKTVSKVVRVNNITTTEALIIKQEILARGGDAALERDAVSHETDKTDVLIIGTILQFEKLVHKLSFQARNLPLIAEMIAEVLENDMDVEHGYLREL, encoded by the coding sequence ATGGTTGTTGATGTAGACATATGCGGCTTGAAAGTTGGTGACGAGCATCCTGTAAGACTTATGGGTATCATCAATCTGAGCAAGGAATCCTTTTACAAGGGTTCTGTTGTTAGTAACGATTCTCTTCTTGATGTTGCACAAAAGATGATTGATGACGGTGCGACTATACTTGATATTGGTGCCCGTTCAACATGGCCACTTGCAAATCCGGTTATCAGTAAGGAAGAAGAACTTAATCGCATGACACCTGCACTGGAAATGCTGAATGACAATGTGGATGCCCTCATTTCTGTAGATACTGTTTATGCCAGCGTTGCTAAAGAATCCCTGAAACATGGTGCGGATATAATCAATGACGTTTCCGGATTTACGACAAATCCTGGAATGGTGGATGTTGTTGCCGAATACGACTGTCCTGCTGTTGTTATGGCATCTGAAAAGGTTCCTGGTGACCCAATTGGAATGGATGCAATCATGCAATCTCTTGCTGACATCATCAGCAGAGCAGATGCAAAGGGTATCGACACCAGCAAGTTCATCCTTGACCCGGCAGTAGGTAAATGGATACCTGAAAAAGACCCGATTTTTGATTTTGAGACCATAGATCAGTTCGAAAGTCTCAGGGTTTTTGGCAGACCACTGCTTGCAGCAGTATCACGAAAATCCTGCATCGATGCTGTGCTTCACAAACCGGCAAATGAAAGGCTGTATGGAAGCCTTGCTGCAACTGCAATTGTTATTCACAAAGGTGCCCACATTGTAAGAACCCATGATGTCGCTGAAACAAAGGATGTAGTTGAAGTAGCGGCTGCAATGAGAAAAAGACAGCCGATTGTTAAAGAAGGAGATTTTGAGGTCACTATTTCAGATATAACGCACCCTGATGATGCTGAATATCTCATGAAAAGCATGAAGGTTACAGGTTCCGGTGCAAAGGTCATGAAGAACAAGACTGTGAGCAAGGTTGTTCGTGTGAATAACATTACAACCACAGAAGCACTGATAATCAAGCAGGAGATCCTTGCAAGAGGTGGCGATGCTGCCCTTGAACGTGATGCTGTGTCACACGAAACCGACAAGACTGATGTACTCATAATAGGTACCATATTACAATTTGAGAAACTGGTCCATAAGCTCTCATTCCAGGCACGCAACCTTCCGCTTATTGCAGAGATGATTGCGGAAGTGCTTGAAAATGATATGGATGTTGAGCATGGTTACCTGAGGGAACTATGA
- a CDS encoding bifunctional methylenetetrahydrofolate dehydrogenase/methenyltetrahydrofolate cyclohydrolase, with protein sequence MAEENYDSRKIDGRSLSKKVEEQVKQGVDKLKAEKGVIPGLATILVGEDPASKMYVRLKHKACERVGIHAEDHNMPESTTQEELMLRIQELNARKDIHGILLQLPLPEHLDDKSAMLAIDPAKDADGFHPYNMGKLLIGDEGLVPCTPKGVIRALEEYNVEIQGKHAVIVGHSNVVGKPMAAMLINRNATVSVCHVFTDDLTKFTLDADILVVGTGVMHLIKADMVKEGAVIFDVGITEKEGKVYGDVDFDNVVKKASLITPVPGGVGPMTIAILMEHVLMSASNC encoded by the coding sequence ATGGCAGAAGAGAACTACGATTCCAGGAAGATAGACGGCAGAAGCCTGTCAAAGAAAGTGGAAGAGCAGGTAAAACAGGGAGTTGACAAGCTAAAAGCAGAGAAGGGAGTTATTCCCGGACTTGCAACCATACTTGTTGGCGAAGACCCTGCATCCAAGATGTATGTCCGCCTTAAACACAAGGCATGTGAAAGAGTTGGCATACATGCAGAGGATCATAATATGCCTGAGTCCACCACACAGGAAGAACTTATGCTGCGTATTCAGGAATTGAATGCCAGGAAGGACATACATGGAATTCTCCTGCAGTTACCTCTTCCAGAACACCTTGATGATAAATCTGCAATGCTTGCAATTGACCCTGCAAAGGATGCAGATGGATTCCACCCATACAACATGGGTAAGCTCCTCATCGGTGATGAAGGGCTAGTACCATGTACTCCAAAAGGTGTTATCAGAGCACTTGAAGAATATAACGTGGAAATTCAGGGAAAACATGCAGTCATCGTTGGACACAGTAATGTTGTTGGAAAACCAATGGCTGCAATGTTAATCAACAGGAATGCAACGGTTTCTGTATGCCATGTTTTCACCGACGATCTGACCAAGTTCACACTTGATGCAGATATCCTTGTGGTCGGAACCGGTGTTATGCACCTCATTAAAGCTGATATGGTGAAGGAAGGTGCAGTGATCTTCGATGTAGGAATCACCGAGAAAGAAGGCAAGGTTTACGGGGATGTTGATTTCGATAATGTCGTGAAGAAGGCTTCACTGATAACCCCTGTTCCAGGAGGCGTTGGTCCTATGACCATTGCAATTCTCATGGAACACGTGCTTATGTCAGCTTCAAACTGCTGA
- the purN gene encoding phosphoribosylglycinamide formyltransferase: MTTNIAVLVSGRGSNLQSIIDNIESGYIGNAKISVVISDVGDAYALERARNHGITDVFVDPSDYSGKQEYEKEIMEVLKDNDVDLILLAGYMRLVGKDLIAAYRNSIINIHPALLPSFKGLHAQQQAFEYGVKVSGCTVHFVDEGMDTGPIIIQKCVPVLDTDTADDLAARILEQEHKIFPEAVKLFVEGKLKVEGRIVVHT; this comes from the coding sequence ATGACTACCAACATTGCAGTACTTGTTTCAGGAAGAGGATCGAACTTACAGTCCATTATAGATAATATCGAAAGCGGATACATTGGGAATGCAAAGATATCCGTTGTTATAAGCGATGTTGGTGACGCGTATGCACTTGAGCGTGCACGCAATCATGGAATTACTGATGTGTTTGTCGACCCTTCGGATTATTCAGGTAAACAGGAATACGAAAAAGAGATAATGGAAGTCCTGAAAGACAATGATGTCGATTTGATACTCCTTGCAGGATACATGCGTCTTGTTGGTAAAGACCTGATAGCAGCATACCGTAACAGTATAATAAACATACATCCTGCACTGCTCCCTTCTTTCAAAGGACTTCATGCACAACAACAGGCTTTTGAATATGGCGTGAAGGTAAGTGGCTGTACAGTTCACTTTGTTGATGAAGGAATGGATACCGGACCTATAATTATACAGAAATGCGTGCCTGTACTTGACACAGATACTGCAGATGACCTTGCAGCCCGCATACTTGAACAGGAACACAAGATTTTTCCGGAAGCTGTGAAACTCTTTGTTGAGGGTAAACTTAAAGTGGAAGGTCGAATTGTAGTACACACATAA
- a CDS encoding transcriptional regulator: protein MTKDILIHQIIDVLQQAGFMVSKRCNIRPRSFDLAARKGDVLIFYKVLYNIDGLNEETAREMKSLARYLGGTAVLIGAKTRDQMLEDSVVYMRYDIPAVNVQTLYDYFVEDVPPLVSAAPGGLYVSIDGDVLKEARKRTAMSLGALATELGVSRRTISKYEEGGMDASIDIVLQLEELLDVALAKSIDILQCFEKRASLEKPQQEKTSEAQPDDGILGMLNALGYQVMSTSQAPFKAISKDTSDTLLTGVSTYSSAMIKRADLMSSISCVTMTKSVFIINGQIKSETVENTVLIEKTELDKLSGTEELAELIDERTKKHNINIDIS from the coding sequence ATGACAAAAGACATCCTCATACATCAGATTATTGATGTATTACAGCAAGCCGGCTTTATGGTCTCAAAGCGATGTAACATTCGTCCACGTAGCTTTGACCTTGCAGCCAGAAAAGGGGATGTTCTCATCTTTTACAAGGTACTGTATAATATAGATGGCCTGAATGAGGAAACTGCAAGGGAAATGAAAAGCCTTGCACGCTATCTTGGAGGAACTGCTGTTCTTATAGGTGCTAAGACCAGAGATCAGATGCTGGAAGACAGCGTGGTTTACATGCGATATGACATTCCCGCTGTGAATGTCCAGACCCTCTATGACTATTTTGTAGAGGATGTACCACCTCTTGTATCCGCAGCTCCCGGTGGACTCTATGTATCTATTGATGGGGATGTGCTGAAAGAAGCACGCAAGAGAACTGCAATGTCACTTGGAGCGCTTGCTACTGAACTTGGAGTGTCAAGGAGAACCATTAGCAAGTACGAAGAAGGAGGCATGGATGCGTCAATAGATATTGTACTTCAACTTGAGGAGTTGCTGGATGTTGCACTTGCAAAATCCATAGACATACTCCAGTGTTTTGAAAAGCGAGCCAGTTTGGAGAAACCACAGCAGGAAAAGACCAGTGAAGCGCAACCGGATGATGGTATACTTGGAATGCTTAATGCTCTGGGATACCAGGTAATGTCCACAAGCCAGGCACCATTTAAGGCGATATCTAAGGATACATCTGACACATTGCTTACAGGCGTAAGCACATACAGCAGCGCAATGATTAAGCGTGCAGATCTGATGAGCAGCATTTCCTGTGTTACAATGACAAAGTCGGTTTTTATAATAAACGGACAGATAAAATCCGAGACTGTGGAAAACACCGTGCTTATCGAAAAAACTGAACTGGATAAGCTATCTGGTACTGAGGAGCTTGCTGAGCTTATTGATGAAAGGACAAAGAAGCATAATATCAATATTGATATTTCCTGA